The following nucleotide sequence is from Mesobacillus jeotgali.
AACTTCAAGAATTTCGTTGATGTTGTCGACGCCTTCCTGGTTTTCGATTTTCGGAATGATTTGGATACGAGTTCCGTTGTTTTCCTCAAGAAGCTGGCGGATTTCCAATACATCTGTTGCACGGCGTACAAAAGATGCTGCGATAAAATCTACGCCTTGCTCAATACCGAAAAGAATATCCTTTGCGTCTTTTTCTGTGATTCCCGGCAAGTTGACAGATACACCAGGAACGTTGACACCTTTTTTATTCTTAAGCGTTCCGCTGTTAAGAACTCTGGTTTTGATTTCATTGCTAGACTTGTCGATGCTGATAACTTCCAGCCCGATCAAACCATCATCTAGGAGAATTTTAGCCCCTGGATGAACATCTTCGATCAACTGGTCATAAGTAACTGAAAACTTTTCTGCAGTACCCAGAACTTCTGTCATAGAAACGATGCACTCCTGGCCAGTCGTTAGCTCGATCGCTCCGTTTTCCATATCGTTCGTACGGATTTCCGGGCCTTTTGTATCAAGAAGAATACCAACATTCTTCCCTGTTTTACTTGCAGCTTCTCTGATATTCTTGATACGTGCTGCGTGTTCCTCGTGATTTCCGTGTGAAAAATTAAGACGGGAAACATTCATACCTGCTTCAATCAATTGAACCAATTTGTCAACACTTTCACTAGCGGGACCAATTGTACAAACAATTTTTGTTTTGCGCATAGCTTGCAACCTCCTGGTTTACTGTAAAGAGATTAGATAGAAAGCTCTTTCGATAATTTATATAAGTTCAAGTCAACAGTATGTTCCTTTGCCAAAGCTTCAATGATATCGTAATCAACTAGTTGATTATTTTCCATTCCGACAGCACGTCCACCTTTACCTTCCAATAAAAGCTCTACTGCCCGTGCTCCCAGCCTGCTTGCAAGTACACGGTCGAATGCTGTAGGCGTTCCGCCGCGCTGAACATGGCCAAGGACTGTTACGCGTGTGTCAAAGTCAGTCTCTTCCTGCAGTTGCTTCGCGAAATCATATCCGTTCATGACGCCCTCTGCCACAACAATGATACTGTGTTTTTTCCCGCGTTCATGCCCTTTTTTAAGGCGGTGAGCTATATCCTTCATATCATGCGGATCCTCAGGAATCAGGATTGTTTCCGCACCGCCTGCCAGACCAGCCCATAATGCCAGGTCTCCAGCATTGCGTCCCATTACTTCGACAACAAATGTTCTTTCATGTGAAGAAGCAGTATCACGG
It contains:
- the pfkA gene encoding 6-phosphofructokinase, which gives rise to MKRIGVLTSGGDSPGMNAAVRAVVRKAIYHDVEVYGVYGGYAGLMSGNIKKLELGSVGDIIHRGGTFLYSARSEEFKTKEGQQKGIQQLNKLGIDGLVVIGGDGSYRGAKALTEQGFPCVGVPGTIDNDIPGTEFTIGFDTALNTVIDAIDKIRDTASSHERTFVVEVMGRNAGDLALWAGLAGGAETILIPEDPHDMKDIAHRLKKGHERGKKHSIIVVAEGVMNGYDFAKQLQEETDFDTRVTVLGHVQRGGTPTAFDRVLASRLGARAVELLLEGKGGRAVGMENNQLVDYDIIEALAKEHTVDLNLYKLSKELSI